atgagtttgttcttgaatcttgtagtcttgatcttgaatcttgatgaattgGATTTTGATTTGtggatttgatgaacttgatctcgACTGGTACTTGAATTCAAAGACGTTCGAGCTTGTTCCTGAATCTtatggtcttgatcttgaatcttgatgaactaaatctTGAATGTTTGAATTTGTTGAGAAATCATCGATGTTTGATTAACGAGCTTtgtcttgcttcttgttagaattgttggtgatttttctgaattatgagattCATATGTATAGTTGTAGGAAGGAAAGAGTCATGGTGAAAATGAACTTCTTTTGCTcaatcaaatttaagtgacatgacgATATTTAATTGGTCAGTGATTTCACTAGGcctactgcatcattttgacatgtggcatggtcctattgacACCTTCACTTGATTTGGTATGCCACGTCATTCGACATGTAGCACTCAATTGGGCATGTAAAATATGATGAAACCTTGGACTTAGCAAATTTGGCTCATTATTTAAGGCTCAAATCAATAGACTAACCCaacaaaattaaactttaatcaaatacatagttagggtgtgtttggtatgatgaaaaatattttcgtaGAAAAAGTTTTTCTGGAAAATATGttggttttcaatttattttctcatgtttggttggtgagtggaaaatactttttgaaaaatattttatggtgtttggttggtgagtagaaaatatttttttagaaatactactaactgttaactagtatatcagtgcctctagTAACTTaacaatttgtaagaaataatttaagcataacaaataatatcaatatcgaatactaaaatattacaatcactaaatttaatcaactactaattagcaaatataggagacatttttcaacattttgttaggacaatatcaagatactacaattaatagaaatacaacggaacgacaagcttattcaaccttgtgaaacaagctacatcaatgacaaaatgaaatatgcaattagcaaaagtaacataggtaagtcttcctctatgcatatgaaaataacaatacattcaacgaacattgaaaaagaaaaaaatttgggcttcactattttttatttcaaccagtgaaaaattaaagcaaagtatagtgaaaaatatttttgagtactgtgaattttgagaaatgtgaatatgagtgttgtttgGGTGGGAAATAGGGATGGAGGTGGGGGCATAAGTCACATATATTATTTTCCGGAAAATGATTTCTCTtggcccatgagggaagtcattttccctcaaatagagTAAAATGAGtcatcttgaaaaatattttctcaatattttacTACAactaaacaagaaaaaataggaagacatttttcagaaaatattttccatcgtaCCAAAAACACCCTTAGTTGAATTTAAACAATTAAGTCAACCATATTAATCTATCACATTTATTTAacctaatatattttgaattaataaaatttatttgactAGAACGATTTATATTATATCTTAACAACATGACGTAGACGTTCGGACATGAACTTGAAATCGTGATTTGGAAATTGGTTTGGGTGAAGATTTATTCGAACTTGAAATTTGTATTTGGAGAAAATAGCTCATACGCGTGGGAACTCATAAcaaacacatggcacaaaggatctggaaatatatgcacatatttaacaagcaaaataaaatataaatggaCAGCTCATAGAGTTTCTGGTGGTTTCATAATTAATGGTATAGATTACCAACTAGTAGAATTAAGTCTGATCAGCTGACTTGTGAAGGTTGAAAATGAAGTATGACATTGGGTTGCTCTTCACAGTTTTGATGATTGGCATTGTTGCCCTttatagtttcttgaagaatgcaAATGAATGGTTTTGTGTGAAGAAATTGGACAAAAGTCAATGCATTTTACCTCCAGGTGATCTAGGTTGGCCTTATATTGGGAATATGTTGTCCTTTATCAGAAGTTATAAATATGGTGACCCTGAATCCTTCATCTCTTCATTTACCACCAGGTCTCTCTATTCATTCCTTCTTTGTATTTAGTCATAGTATTGCTCGAGTAGTTCCTGTCTTTCAATTCttgttactatttgttgtttcttgtaattcgattatactattattttattgtagttgcTGTCTAAAATGCTTTGTTGCTTTCACTTCTATTTATTCTGTTTTGTGGACTGCTTTGGacctgttttttttttcttgagctgAAAGTctaaacaacctctctatctctgcAAATGGGGTAAGGTCTGCACAGGCTCTACCCCCTCCAGACTTCAGTTTGTGGGTCTATACTTTGTATGTCGTTGTTTGTGTGAATATTCTTACAATTTGACTCGAAAATAGGTATGGCAATGGAGGGATGTACAAGGCGTTTATGTATGGGAAGCCAAGCATCATCATTACAACACCAGAAACATGCAGGCAGGTATTGATGGATGAAGAACATTTTGTGTTGAGCTTCCCAAAATCAGTGACAGATCTAACAGCAAAGAGAACATTTCACGGAGTTACAAGGCAGCAGCACAAGCTTCTGCGACAGATAACGACTGgttcaatcataggtcctgaggCGTTATCAATCTATATTGACTATATCAAGGAGATTGTTGTTTCTGTATTTGATAAGTGTGCTAGAAGGGAGGAGCCTATTGAATTGCTAACTGAAATGAGGAAGTATGCATCTCATGTGATCATGActatcattatgggtacaaaaaTTGATCAGAAATGGTTTGATATGTTTGAAACAGAGTTCGCTGTTTTTGTTGATGGAATTTTTGCCCTGCCAGTAGATCTACCAGGATTCTCTTACCACAGGGCACTCAAAGTTAGTTTTGCTTCTTGGTTCATAATTTTCTATGATCAGTTTTGCTTTGTGGTTGCAGGCACGAGAGAATTTAGTATCTGTTGCTTATTGTACTTCGACTATTGTATCATTTGTTGTAGTTTTGTTCTGTTACTATCTATCTGTTGTTTTGTAACTATAtattgtttcttgtacttccATTACTTCCTTTTCTGGACTGTTTTGCTTGAGCCAAGGGTTTAtctgaaacaacctctctacctctaagGTAGGGATAAGGTTTACGcgcactctaccctccccagaccctactttgtgggactacaccgggtatgttgttgtcgtAAATACACTTCCAGAAGGTGCAAAATTTCAGTAACAGAACAGGAAAAATTGTTTAAATGACCGATGTTTCAGTTTTCGTATCTGGTTGCAGGCGCGGGAGAACTTAGTCAAAATATTTCAATTAGCAATAGATGAAAGGAGGGTCACCAATGCTAGCGATAAATCTGGAACAAAGAGGAGTATTTTGGATTTATTGCTGGAGAGCAAAGATGAGGAGGGAAGGAAATTCAGTGAGGAAAAGATAGCCAACATACTAATTCTCTATTCCTCTGGCGGCCAGATATCCACTGGCCCTACAGCTACGTGGGCGCTTCTCTACCTGCAAGAACATCCAGAATACTTGCAGAAAGCTAAGGTAAAAAATTAATGGACTACCAAGTCTTACTTTTTCTGTTGCTTTTTAACTTGATCATTGCCAATAAGTTTACTGCTTAAGTTTTCTGATAAGAGTTTAGTGTGGAAAAGTTTTTCACTGTTGCTTCAAATAGCTTGTTTTCTATTCATATTCACAGACTCATTTCATCAAATTTGACTAGAGAGGACATATATCTTacaggaggaacaagaggatatcGTAAAGAGAAGACCATCATCACAAACATCGCTAACCCTGAGTGAGATCAGACAAATGAAATATTTGTCCAAGGTAAGTTATAATCAACATTGGAGCACTGTGATAGCTATACCTCTAGATGTTTATTTATTGAACTCTTAAATTGTGTGCTTTTTGCTTTCTAGGTAATCGATGAAACACTACGCCTTGTTAATGCCTCATCACCAATTTTTAGAGAAGCTACAAGTGATGTTAAAATGAGCGGTTTGTAACCATTTCCGCCCGTTCTTTGCAATTTTCTAACCATTGTCCTCTTCCCATAACCGAATGAAAGCTGATATCTTTTGGAACTTTCTTTGATGCCATAGACTACACTATACCTCAAGGGTGGAAGGTTTTGGTTTGGACAAGGAATTTACATATGGATCCTCATAATTATCCGAACCCTAAGGAATTCAATCCTTCAAGATGGGATGTAAGTCGCAGCAATTCAATACATATCTTAAGAGAAGACATTTACATTTAAGTGACTACAGGCAGGATGAATTCTTACACGACAGGTTTATCTTCATTTTGTAGGATCATGAAACCAAGCCTGGGCAGTATCTTCCCTTTGGAGCCGGACGTAGGTTTTGTCCTGGTGCAGACTTGGCCAGGCTTGAAATTTCAGTTCTCCTCCATTATTTTCTTCTCAACTATAGGTAAATATGCTGTTACGCGTAATTGTATTCTTCAAACATATGTGTATACTAATGCAGATAATATTGCTATTTTTACTTTATAATGACGATTAATGATAGTATGAAAAAGAGCTGTAGCTTGTCAAGTACTCATGCATGTTTAATCATTTGAAACCGAGATCAACAACTTGATTGTGATATGATAAATGGAACTTAGTGAGAGTTTTGACGTGCAGGCTTGAGCGGCTTAGCAAGAGCAAGGTGCAATATTTTCCAACGATTAGGCATACTGACAATTGCCTTGCAAGAATTAGGAAGCTGTCTGCAGAGAATGTGTGAAGATTACTGATTCTTGGCATTTCAGCTGATGCCTTGCTTGAGCAGCTTGAAGGTCGCTATGGATCAATCACATACataattgaataaataattggtaaaagactcaaatataccactgaactattagaaatgactcatttatgtcattcgTTAAAAGTTGGACTCATTCATGCCGAGCCGTTACAAAACTGGTTcatccatgtcattactttttaacaaCCGGTTTTTAAAAACAGTCTTACcacgtggcagcttattagagggccatgtcattttttattttcttttttatttttattttttaaaaattaattttcttttaaatttttttttgatccattaaaaagaatccacccaattttttgatccattaaaaattaatttgatccatgcttttaaaatttgattaatttttcatgatcaaacaaatatttaaagaattttattttttttttaaatctactactaaaatttataaccaaatGCTATTCTAATTAAGCATATAGTATGTCTTAGCATACATAAAATATTTTGTCAGCCGAATGTAATATTTTGTCAGCcgaatgtaagtaactttttagttttttatttttttattaagcatagagggcggctcaagcaaatttatggcctaaggcaaaaatcaaacggaggcattgcattttatttttttatataaattttttttttctataaatagtatttaatatatttcttaaaatttgtaatttattattaaaaaacaaaaataggcccctcaaattttggggtcttaggcggccgtcttttctcctaaagggttgaGCCGCCTCTGATCAGCATTCAATATTTGttatgcatcatcatttatcattgcaAAAATAAGAAGGCGATAACATGCCGACATATATAGTATACGCAGAGTTGGCAAAATGAGAagctaactattaataatataataataatttttgatgtttatatattccttcagtttcaactgaaaaatgacaaaagctttagttaacgtgaatcttttaaaaaaaataaacaaataatgtgataaaaagcgtggagtgtatactctctccgtttcctTTTAGTTACTCGTCCGTCACTTAAAAtagctattttattataatatatttattaaatgatgtttactattgtatttaaaattaatttgaagaaaaaaataattaatattaaaggtaaaatatgaaaataatcttaatatgtcaaaaatgacaaaaaaatgaatcgaacaagaatgttttaagaatatattcatgaaaaattaatcaaatttgaaaagtatagatcaaattaattttcaatGGATTAAAAAGTTGCGTGAACttttttaatggataaaaaaaaattaaatttttttttttaaatgacgtgaCCCTCTAATAAGTTGTCACTTGGCAAGGCTGTTTTTAAAAGTcatctgttaaaaagtaatggcatggatgggtTATTTTTGTAACggtaatggcatgaatgagcccaacttttaacggatgacataaatgagcaaTTTCTGATAgctcagtggcatatttgagccttttccctaaATGATTTAACCATTTTGGTGagtcttttatttatatatgaacGTATGAAGCAACGATGCGATTTCCCCCACGAATTATCTTGAATGCTTCACatatattttcacaaaaaaatacaactaTGTAACAGGGTGGAAATTGTCTTGAAAGAATTGGAAGGGCAGCCTGCGAACTAAAGTTCCCGCTATGTGCGGAGTACGCAGAAGAGCCAGACCGCAAGGGTCTATTATATGccgccttaccttgcattttgcAAGACACTGTTTCCACGGCTTAAACCAATGACCTCCacgtcacatgacaacaactttacctaTTACTCCGGCTCCCTTTATCTTAAAAGAATTGAAAGATGAAAATTGAGAGGGAAAAAAATGATCTTATTAACAAAAAGCTGAACAATAAAAACTGCATTCAAAGATAGTATTAGACAAATGGATGATATTTTGATGCTTTCAGAACTTTATTAACTGACTTGGAATTTCTACAACAATATAAACCCCTTAAGCACATGACCGTTAGTCCAAGTTGAATCAAGAAGCATCTTCATGAGTTAATGACTATCTTCTTCACAGAATTTTGTGTACTCTTTGGATCCcattaaagattctaattctgaTGGACTGCTTGGCTTCACTTTAATCATCCATCCATCTTCATATGGACTTGAATTTACCTTGATAATACAAAAATGACATCTCAACCAGCTAGAAAatgaaatcaaagaaaacaaagTCGTAGCAATTGAACAATTACCAGGCCGGGCGTTTCTGAAAGCTTTGTGTTGACCTCAACAATCTCACCGGAGATGGGAGAATTAATGTCACTGGTGGCTTTGACACTTTCAACAGCTCCAAAGCCACTTCCTTGGGAAACAGAACCACCAGTTTCTGGCAAATCCACAAACACTACTTCTCCAAGATGGTCCTGTAGTAAACATTCAAATGGTCCAAAATAAACATCTACTCCTTCATTAATCAACATTCACTTGACTCAAAACTATTTCGTATGCACATTATTTAGTAATTTGTTTCTGGTATATGATCCGACTTGCATCTATGTTTAAGTGCATCACAAATAGAAATATGTACTTTCACAATATAACTCTAGAAACTCATGCCTGCATAAACAGGACTAGTGGCCGAGTCGAGATTTTCACTAAGGGGTTTTAAAATATGAAGTTGAAAGGAGTTCAACATGCATAAAAAAAAGATAGTCttaaccatgtataaatagtaCAACTTTTCGGGGTTCAGACGAACCCCTTTGGCCCTACCTAGCTCCACTGCTGAACAAGACTAAAGCCAATGATATCATATAGACAGTATTTCATTGAACAAGACTAAAGTAATTACAAATAGTATTTTTGTTACGCATCAATAGGATTAGTAAGGTAAGATGTGTACTTATTCTTTTGAGCTCCGCAACTTCAAAAGGTAAGATATGTAACCTGTTACAACAGTTTAAAATATACAATCGGCTTATATAACTTTAAAGACGAGTAACCTGAGCATGATCAGTGATGCCAACTGTGGCCACTCCACCTTCATGTTTCACCCATTCATGTGAAGATGCATACTTGAGCCCATCAATTACTGCAAAGCCAACATATTAGATAAAGGTTAAAAAAACAAAACCATAATATAGTAATACTCTCTGCAAGTGAGAAAAGTGCATTAATGACTACCTGTTGAAAAGCATCTAGAGATAGAAAAGGAAGGGGCAAGTAGATTGTTGGTTGTGGAGATTCTTAGTGCATTGGCTGTTGAGGAAGCCCACATTCTCAGTGCCATATTTTTTCTATCTTCACAAATTAAGAAATGAAGGAATATTGTACTTTGCTTTATGTAGTAGTGGTTTTTATTATCTTGGATGAACGGTGGAAAATAGAAGCCTCATCCTATGAGCCTCATCAACTCTGTGACCAAGTGCTTGTATCACCTGTTGGTAAAATAATTGGAAACCCTTGCTGTAAAATCTACTCTAATAGATATCTATTTTTACTTCTTCAAATTAGATTATCAACCTATAATTTATCACtttcctaatttatttttattattcattataaaattatttttttaaaatattaaatttattatattcaaaagataatatagtaaaatgtcattttatttattgttttgcaAAGAATCATATAAGGAGAcgaaggaccctttaacccaccgatgtgggactccaacaccccccgcACGCCCAGGGATGGAtatctggagcgtggacaatataagatgggggcccaacatcggaaacaatgaactgggtgggcctgactctgataccatgataaagaaatggaccttgagcctaactcaacctcaaaagctagctcgtGAGGGGAGGATTTCCAAGACCATATAAAGAAACCAAGGACCCTTTAatccaccgatgtgggactccaacacaaTGAGTGGTGCTCGTAATATTGTTCCTTAAAAAAGTGCTCAATATAAGTAGGCACCCTTACAAACTTACCCCCCAAACTAATGAATTCATACCCAGTATTGTTGGTATAAATTAGTTCTTTTATATaatcatgattaaatatattacttttttaaaaaaaagtcacTTGATATTGTATTCGATTTGGAACATAATTGATCTGGATCACTAATTAATCAGTTACTCTTTAATTCTGAATTATAATTATAGTTTTATTACCCTTTCTCAACAAATGCTACTGTTTTGAAAGCAATTTTAATACGACAGAGATCCAATCATTGTAGTCGATCACTTCCTAAGGTTACACAATCACTTTTAAACATATGTACTCGTGACTAATAGCTAAGTTTGAAGTTTGGACAAACTAATTGCCcaacaaaaagaggaaaagaagaagaaaaactttaAAGAAGAGTATTCTAATCATCAACCAAATATTATTCATCTATGATTTTTAAACGTGTTGCATGGGCGTCAATAGCACCACCATAATGCATTAAGATATGCCTCCTAAATAAACAGGTAAACCAACTCAAGAGAATAAAGAACTATTAAAAAGTTTTACTGATGATGGAATAAGTTTGAGTCAATTGGAATTTGAAGGATCATAATCCTAAAAACAAACCAACAATAAAGCCCTAATAATGGAAACTATCGGTGTTAAGTCGGTCGGGTCGGGTCAACCCGAAATGGGCTAGTGAAATTTAACTGGGTTGTGGGTCAATCTGGATCTGGGCCTGGTTAAATGGGTCGGGCCGGTTTTGGGCCcaatagtaaaaattttaaaaacaaccctgaaccgggccacttaatccaacccggtccaacccacctaaacccagtcaaaaccaatcaaaaaccaaaaaaaagttttttctccaatttacactatatatacccacctatatatatatttgaaatacgttaaacaatatatatacactatatatatagtatatactacattagaatttaaaaaatatatacacataatacatatatacaattacaCATGTAAACGTGTATACGACTacacgttagttaaatatatatactacgataaataaaacatatactacaacatatatatactacaatatatatacatatagttatatactaatttataaaacatatacacatgtatacgttaaatatatacgtctatagaagatatacacacatatatacataccattcaatatatacgtactactttaaataaaatatactacaatgtatatactacaatatatacacatactaaATATATAGTTGCCATCTATGAATTTCAGCACTGGGGCACTGGCGGTGGAAGGAGCTGGAACACTGGCTGAATAATGAACTGGAGCTGACGACTTGGGacgaaactgtgaacggtttcctccctctgatctgggttgagcaaaactaaaactgcctgaccttactctcttgttctgcctttctctagtcctaaccttctactcctctatttgctgagcatgggtcatgagcctggctaaagtcatatcactgttcagcatcgcagacctacactcatttaccacgctatcattcacccctgacatgaacttgctcatcttagccctgctgtatacaaccacatgaggggaatatctggatagctgagtaaattcgagagaatactctttaaacATCATATTTTCcctcctgaggttgatgaactcaagaacttttgcTTCCCCCAGCTCCTGGGGAaataacctatctaagaaagccgtgacaaatttctcccactctataggacctgcattctctaacctctcagacttttaTTGTTTATACCAAGTATGAGAAATATTCTgtaactggtatgcggctaactcggcactctgatgagaagtaactcccatgatgtctatgaccttctggacttggtcaacgaattcctgagggtcttcataagacttagacccgaagaaagatggagggttcattcgggtgaagtcccgaatcctagctgcggctgagttgACCACTGGATTTGgccggaataactggtggccgttcattttgggcagccacagactgagcaaaTATGGTAAATGCAGCCCTAAaatccgcatgagaaacatgttcacccaaaggatctttgggatgACGAGCgggctagtttcttctctttggaggcatattttgaaataaaagaagaatggattagactgagagtttaacatgagattatgctcactagaacgatatgaatactaaaagaagagaaactgttcctaaaacatcttatagcctcctgcacataaatgtggcgcgcaacacacccatgcacaagactctactagatacggctttcagacttcctaggactattgaaccttaggctcggattccaagtttgtaactccccaattTTTTGAATCGAAATggtacacggtgcttatgaccctgagggaccacaagctaacccatgactgatatttgtacctgtacactacatagtATACATGTAAAAATGtgaaaaacataaacaataggccataaggttcaaccggataaaatatctgacaaatagtaacatccatgtggggtagcgaatacccaaaacaactgaaaactgaatcaagtctgaactaaatctgaaagcctctaaatactgtctgaataaggagttgaaggaacatatctccaactaacttcatctagcaaaattgaactgaaataacgaatgaaataaaataatatcatctttaaatgaatgaggactcactgaaaCTTTgcgtactggaatgctactgctactgctgatctggaactcgcttctctgaacctatggtgtaacataagagaaatcaccatagtgcaaatgtgtcagtacaactgggagtactgattatacaagt
The Capsicum annuum cultivar UCD-10X-F1 chromosome 6, UCD10Xv1.1, whole genome shotgun sequence DNA segment above includes these coding regions:
- the LOC107874876 gene encoding ent-kaurenoic acid oxidase 2-like encodes the protein MKYDIGLLFTVLMIGIVALYSFLKNANEWFCVKKLDKSQCILPPGDLGWPYIGNMLSFIRSYKYGDPESFISSFTTRYGNGGMYKAFMYGKPSIIITTPETCRQVLMDEEHFVLSFPKSVTDLTAKRTFHGVTRQQHKLLRQITTGSIIGPEALSIYIDYIKEIVVSVFDKCARREEPIELLTEMRKYASHVIMTIIMGTKIDQKWFDMFETEFAVFVDGIFALPVDLPGFSYHRALKARENLVKIFQLAIDERRVTNASDKSGTKRSILDLLLESKDEEGRKFSEEKIANILILYSSGGQISTGPTATWALLYLQEHPEYLQKAKEEQEDIVKRRPSSQTSLTLSEIRQMKYLSKVIDETLRLVNASSPIFREATSDVKMSDYTIPQGWKVLVWTRNLHMDPHNYPNPKEFNPSRWDDHETKPGQYLPFGAGRRFCPGADLARLEISVLLHYFLLNYRLERLSKSKVQYFPTIRHTDNCLARIRKLSAENV
- the LOC107872895 gene encoding glycine cleavage system H protein, mitochondrial, whose protein sequence is MALRMWASSTANALRISTTNNLLAPSFSISRCFSTVIDGLKYASSHEWVKHEGGVATVGITDHAQDHLGEVVFVDLPETGGSVSQGSGFGAVESVKATSDINSPISGEIVEVNTKLSETPGLVNSSPYEDGWMIKVKPSSPSELESLMGSKEYTKFCEEDSH